cGGGAACGAAGGAGCCGGATTCCCAAACTGATCAGTATCATTCTGAAAGCTATCGAAAATTCCAGACTTACCCTTAGATTCACGCCGATACCTTGTTTGTAACGTTGTTGTTTGTAACGTGACCTTATTTTGTATTCTCTTCGATGGACTATAGACACAAATGCAAATTATCTTCCCTGagttagcctccatttcatccTTGATCCAGTCCGACCGTGACAGTTCTATTCCTTCGCTAGGTTCATTACTCTCTCTCCAaaaattggttgaaaaaagcGACAAGACGCCTAATAATGCCGCTGTGAAATCCTGTCCAGACGAGCTCGAGATTTGCCCTTCAGTTACCTGTATTTTTAAATACGGCGTTCGCACAAAACAGATGATTCCGGAAGGAACTTGGATGGGCCCATATCAAGGCACTCTTGTTCTTCCTGGTAATGTCACTTTCGGAATGGATACGTCATTCATGTGGGAGgtgagcaaaaagaaaagacctgcgaatttccaaagaaacactTTGGCTATGagttaaggttagggttaggaagTGTGCGGGGTGTGCAAAGGAAGGGAAAGGATAGAAAGGGCAGAGAAAATAAAACTTCACTGAGAACATACTGCTTCTCGTGTGTTTCGCATTTCTCAGGTAGAGTTGCCCTGTTACGTTGTATTATTATGTTTGattgtccttgaaaagtccCTGTGGGGAAGTGGTCTTACAATTAAGCTATCCATAtcattttttaccacaattgcttgtaatctcgcaatctgattggctaatttgccgctCTCGATaggagtctagacaacgctgtacgcatCATGCTCGCGtaaatttgtcacgcaatgtatcaaccaatcaggaacgcccattttgggaataaaccaatcatattgcgggaaagttatagacaacgcttgatctttctttgtgtcatgattttagtcacgctctgaaataaacttATCAAATCGAaaggttcagcgttgtctgtactcttatcgacaacgatattcgtcatcacagtggtcaaaatgttgtggactcaccaggcacattttgaccactgtgatgactaatatcgttgtcgataagagacAACGCTgaacagacaacgctgaaccactttcgatttggtAACTCTACCTTGGATTGCTTATGCCTATCAAGATTGATGGGCCTGTTTTGTCCTGCTTTTGCGATGTTGTATTGGgtttcatcatcatcctcatcatcttTATTAGGTCGGAAAAAAACCGGTTAGGCAACACATCAACCActtgcaaaatttaaaataagatTACAAGCCTTTGCAAGCAATAAACGatcaatgaaataaaattaagtACACTTATATGCGGCCAATTGCAACGGCCAACGACGTcagaaatttgcgttttgccgaaaatcaatgaaattatttttctatcagtttatttttgttctttaatttcCTCAATCAATAATTtatatatgttatttatttatttatttatttatttaaacacaCGAAGAATCTTTAAGCcaaaaaaaaggtgaaaaaataaTGCTTACAACTGTTTCACAAGATTGACGCGGAAGAATGGGTGCTTCGTTTCAGTGAACTGCTTTATCTCCTGTTAGCTCTagatatacaccttattccaaaatggccgccatcttagtattcttttgtttccaagcAAATTGGCCcgtatggcctcgttcaaggttaaatattcttttgaattttccgCTTGAAAACGAGGTGACAAGGGGTAATTTGCatgggaacaaaaacaaaaaaattctaaaaatggcagccattttggaataaggtgtatagagcAACATCCTCAAAGGAGGAGCAAGACATGGTAGAATAAGAGAATTAGTTTCATGCTTACATGGCAAGAGGCATTGTGTCGTTTGCCATTTCGTGTAAACACGATGATAAATTTAGGGGATCGGGCCTTCTGTGCTGCTGCCCCGAAATTATGGAACTCGCTTCCTCAGtcattaaggaaaaaaagatcAGTGGACTCCTTTAGGGTGCAGTTTAAGACTTTATATTTAGACAAACCTATAAGGACTTTGTATAGTTAACTTTAGTTAACTTTTAACTTTGTATAGTAAACTTTGTAGGTTATTTTTATCTTGAATGGATATGGTTAATGTGGTTGATGTGTTGATAtattctgttatttttattatgaaTAGAAGATATATTCTGttagttttcctttttataTATCAATATTGTAATTTTACCTAGGCTTTTTAATATTTGTATATATGTAGAGAGTTATTATCTTTTCAATTGATTGTAACGCGCCGGCAATCATATTCTAATGTAGCCGGCGCGATAGAAatgattaaaattattattattattaaatctcTCTATTGACTTTGGCCCCTGCACGACGTAGATGAAGTTGTAATCAATTTTTCTTTATATCTACTTTGTTGGTTTAGTGTTACGATATTTTCATTCTTAGATTTACGAAAACGGTAGGTTACAGCATTATATTGACGGCAGTGATGAAAACACTTCCAGCTGGATGCGTTATATTCGCTGCGCCCGTCACAGGAGAGAACAGAACCTTTACGTTTTTCAATTCAACAAAGAGATTTACTACAGAGCGTTTGAAGCTATCCCTGCTGGAGAAGAACTGCTTGTGTGGTATGAAGATACTTATCCTCAGTACATGGGAATACCTCTAAATATCACAGACATTGGCAAACAGCTTGATCCCAGTACAAGTAAGTAACATTGCTTCATGACCCAGAAAGCTTTATCATTGCTACAATACTGTGAGAGAGAACTTTTAATTAAGAGTTGTTTTTTATAACAGtgggctatgtattttagccaGCAGTCTAGCTGAGCTTGTACAGCATAGTCTATAAATCAAGTCGAACGTTGCGTTTATGAGAATGATTTGCATCATGCTTATGGGTACAAAGCACGTTTTCCTTTAGTTGCCAAATTCTTAGGTTCAGAATGAATTTCGGAATTAGAGTTACTATGGCGAtacacaacctcgttcccacggTCTCTCTTCGTTAGGGAaaaggaagaagagagaccctcaGATGTGTATCGTTATAAATTTCGTGACGTAACCCGAGCAATTTATTGGGCTTCAAACATGACTTCTTTTCTTCCGTGGTCGGCAAATTTGAAGataccaaaaaaaatttaatgtcaatgtttgtaaacagtgaTAAGCGCTCTTGGAAAATCGGAAATTTCCATTCTTAAGATGCTGTTCCATTGCCCATTTAAATTTTCGGAATTTTAGTCGAATCAAGAGCCTTTTTTACTGCTGCAGAAGAATTTTATTTTGTGATGAAACCTTTGAAGTGCGACAATCAATACGCGGGAGATAACAAAAGATACCCGGAATAAGCATGGATGAGAAGTATTAGTATTTATTTGGAGTTAAAACACATAACTTCCTTGTCAAGTGTTACCCTTTTTGATCTTCTTCCACAGATTGTCCAGTTCATGCGAGCTCATCAGTTCGACTTGGCTCTTTAAAACAAAACGCTGACTTGCGAGATCACGGTGAATCACgatttttcaaccacacaaaaACCAATAAAGGTCTCAGTTCAGCAGTTATTGCACCGCGCACTAGACATGCGCAGTCTCGCGTGCCAAACTTGTTCCCTTCTGAGTATAACGTGGTACAAATGGGTCGGAGGGAGCTGAATAAAGTTTCTCAAAGGGATCAGTATCGACCCGTAGCTTCAGTGCGGAGGGCAATCGTGATTGAGAAATCAGACGGCGCACCAGATCCTTTTTCTATATtgacaaaggaaaaataaaccAACGAGGAATTAATTCGACTTCCATGGTAGCTGGCATTACATTTAGCTGCCCTTTTGAAATAGATACAACATTTTGAGGATTCTCAATAAGTCTTGGCTTGTTTGGATGCAACATTTCAAGTGATGAAAGAATCTTATCCCAAAAAGAAACATATTCACTGAGAAATAAATGCACGGGAAGATCATTCCAAGCGCAAAAACTACTTTcaatttaattgttttctttaaaaggcAAAGTAAGCCTGAGTACAGATACGCTTTCGTACATTTTATTCTGTTGTAAATAATTTGCTTGTTTACAGTACTCTCTGCCCAGTTGTTTccaataagtaaaaaaaataaatgtcattATAACGACACGGCTGGACGATAATCACATCTTAGGCTATTACtgttaataataaaaataactacaacaacaacaacaactttgatatttacccaggaagtTCCACACATCCGAAAGTGGTTTTCAGAGAGGTCCTGCATCctatcgaattggaatttagaaatgttggtttttgaggagacagGAAACCGGGGAACCCGGCCGGAGAAACACCCTttggagcagagtaaagaaccaacaacaaacttaacccacatatggcaACGAGTCCCAAATAGAACCTGAGCCACAATGGTGGGAGACAAGTGCTATAAACACTAAGTCACCCCCGCTCTCCCTAGTTCCCTAAAGAAACTCAAACCTTGATGATACCCGAGCCCCCAACGGAGCAACTGACCTACTTTGGAGAGgaatttttccattgtttttattttattttatcgcACTGCAGACGTTTGGATTAGTCCACAGGGCAGTCTTCACCCTTTTTAATCCAAGGATTCTCGTGAAAAATTATGCCTTCTCACGTGATTTCTATACGGGTTAAACGTTCAGAGCAACGGGATGGAAAATCCCCCGATAACAAAGAGATAATGCAAAATTATGTTTCAAAAAAATGCTATTATGCTGAAGAAATGAAACTCATAAAGATCGTAATGACTGCAAATTAGCGGCGGTAGTCGCATTTGTACGGCAAAGTTAAGGTTTTGACAGGGAAACCGCTCAGTCTGACCGGACACCCTGACGGGCGTCTCCGGGGACCATGGGAATTTCGGGGCCAGTACGCAGCTATTGGGTAATTTCGCTCAAGAGAGCCAATTTTAATATATGGCTGTGATGGATAACGGCtaagtttaattttgatttgttttcattGGAAGCATTGAAAACACGCCACTGCCGTCAATATTCATGCGGTTTGGATGGTAGtgtcgaaaacgaagacccactcgTACAATTAAGGTTAattcaaatgttatttttgaagagtTATGTGTAAATACAAGATAGCAAACCTTAAGCCTTCTTTAAATTGCAGAATGATGAATTTTGataacaatttagcgagacaaactTCCCTTCACTTcttgttgttatcttttttcacacgacatattattgtaaatttgGTCAGTATTAAGGgtggactgcggactgcggactcgGACTTCGTATAAAACTAGGACCAGGTATGAAACGCGGACTGCGGACTAAGTATGACACAAGGACCGAGTTTTCAAAAACGGAGTATAGAACAAAACTAGGATTGTAATGTGACGTACACAGAAATGCTCAGTTACAACATGGACTGGGCTAGAGAAAGCACAATTTTGTGATAAATCTATACTCTTGAAGAGTATAGATTTATCACAAAATTGTACTTTAATCCAcgaatttaaaaaggaaaaggaaagaaaattagCATCTCCCACTAAAGTCCTTTAAATTTCTCGATTTCCGTTAAACATAGAGCTGGTGAAAACCCGCGAAGgatttcataaattactttcgTGTCTGACCTCTGATAAATACAACATACAAACgttttgcaatttcaactaaaacctTCAGTGAGCTATTAATCGTCGTTTTGAGAAGCCAAAAAATATCCAGTTTAACGCTATGGTTGATAATTATGGTGCGAAACGGCACTTTTTCCACCATTCTTATATCGGACTTAAATTCATGTCGTCAGCCTATCGCTATTTCGTTGCTCTGTGCCTTTTTGACAGTGTTAGTATTCAGTCCGCATTTTATACCCAGTCCGCAGTCCGAGTTTTATACCTAGTCCACGTGCACAACTCAGACAGGTGAGTTAAGTGAAGTGACCAAGCCAAGTTGAAGGGGTGCCTAAAAGAATGGAAAAGTGCGAAACTATATTTCTATTCGTGcttttttgttggtttgttgCAACCCGCAGCTGTCCTGTCCCAGGCATTTCAAGGAGATGATGTTAACGCCGTGACAGTCGCATCTGCTTTGTTTAAGGTCAAGAAACAGTCTTCAGAACAGAGAAGCTTGCACGCTTCAAACAATAAGACACTACCTGGGCAAGGTGGAGGCAATTGATGAGTATCAGGGTGGAAGATTGTCAAATATTTCTCAAGCCATTGCTCAATTGAAAGAAGATTCCTCATTCTATgtgaatttattatttattaaatgaTGCAATAGAGGCTCGCCTAGGTGGCAGCAGTGAAATTGCCTCAGTTGAAAGTATCCTGAATTGTGAAGCATGGGATACCAGTAGCAGTTGCAATGAATCCATTGATGAGATCATTTTGCACTATGTTTGCCACTTTCAAGAGCCCTGAGACAACAAGGACTCCAAGCTACACAACTGGAGTTAGTTAATGAATGGTATGACATGCTTGATTACACTGTTCAGTACTTGTCACCTTCATCTAGACATTACAAAACAACATGGTTCAAAATGTTACATTCTTTAAAGGGCTGGAGAATGGCAGAACACTGAGAACATCTTACTGCTGATTCATGTATTCTTCACACTACCTGTCTCAAACGCAGCCTTGGAAAGGATGTTTAGTAACTTGGAAACAGCAAAGAGATCATCACTTTCCCAAGGTGCGCTTGAGAATATGTTGAGAATCCAAGATGGAGGGCCACCACTGCAGAGCTATGACCCCTCCACCATGGTTAATGACTGGGACAGAAGAAAACGAAGACTAACCAACCAAAAGCCTAGGAAAGAGTACAAGGTGCGAAGATCAACAAGAACAGTTGCATATGATGGCCTGAGCCAAGACTTTCCTGAAGAGGGTACATCAGAAGATTCAGATGATAACTCATGTTGTAGCCTTTTCAGGAGTGATGACGAGGAAGAAAATATCCAATAGATTCAATCCAACAGAATCTCTTCAAACGtttaaaatactttttcttTCCAGCCCAATGGTCCGAACACACTCCTAAAAAATAGTTCTATTACACTGAAACATGTCAttctctcaatttttttttaaaaaaacagtcCGACCAGACTGACTGGACGTCGAGTGAAACCTTGTCCCTGGCCTGACATACGACAGGCttatataaaaaaattatttgcatgCTTGGATCCTTATTTTCAATACCCAAAGTCATCTAATCTTATCGATCGTTTCATTCGCTAAAACTGACCAAATGTTCGCCTCCACGTCCATCCCTAAAGAGAGAAATTATTAGTAGATGGAACCGTGAATCATGAACCAAAACTTCACGTAGTAAAATTATCTCAAGGGTCCTCCACGCATTCCCCTGGATTTCGCTGATGTCTCGCTAAATGACTAGCTTGTGAAAATGTCTTGTTGCATTTCTCGCAGATAAATGGTTTCTCTCCAGTGTGTGTACGTATATGATTGTTTAAAGTTGTGGCCCCCGAAAACGTCCGCGAACAAAAACCGCACTTGAATAACTTGTCATTTGTGTGTAGTTCCACGTGACTTCTTAATTCAGACGACGTGGCAAAAGAGAGTCTGCACTGTCCGCATTGATAGGGCTTCTTAGGAAGCTGGGAACATTGGTGCATTTGAAGTGACACCCTCTGAGTAAATGTCTTTAAGCATTGCCGGCACCGCCACATGCCAAATTCTTCAATGGGTATGCCAGACGTTTGGGTGCTTACTGGTTCATAGTAGAGTGTGTTAACGTGTCTGTGAAGGGGTGGAGCTTTGGTTAGGTAAGGTTGAAGAGCTGGCATAGGACGCTCCGATGTATTCTCCAACTTGCTTGCATTTTCTTCCATTATGCGAGTGGATATTTGTTCATCATCTGAAAAAGTCGCCAGGTGTTTAACATTTCCTTAAGTTTTATAAACCAATGTGCGTAACTGTTTCATGCAGAGATAGTTGagcatgtttttttcaaacaagaatGTTTACGAAAGTGAACACTGAAAAAGTTTCGAGCCTGGCTGCATCGAGGCGAtcatattgttttaaaacactgTTAAACAGTGTTTTAACCAACAAATCGTCATTTTCCTCGTTTTGAAGTCAGATCGATTCAATTATTTTCTGTAAGGACCATCCATTGTTTATGAGGAGGGGCCACCACACCTCGCTGTCACTTTCTCTGCCAGAATCACCAGAATCATTGCTAGATATGCTCACTTCTGGGTCTTGCCTACAGATGTATGAATCGATTTCTTcggtattttttattttttttttttttgggggggagggggtgggtgATGGGGGCTATCTATTTTTTAAAAGTAGTTTAGAGGGGTCATGACTTTTTACATTCTCCCTGTAAAGGatcaaaacgttttgttttgctttctgaCGGATCTTACCAGCCCACCCCCTGGCATAAATACTGAATGGTCCCTGAAGTCTCTATTATTACAGCTACGACGCCGAAACACTCGTCTTAATATCGCGTTTAAACCATAGCGCAAATTTGTACTGAGAGAGATGTTACATGCTAACCCCGGTGAATGGAATGACGAGATTTATTTTTCGACGTTGGCtcgggggaaggggggggggggggggggtgggggttatttggaaaaaaatccgcgtgctcctttgcaggagtagGAAGGTCGTAAGTTCAGGCGATGATAACAATGATTGATAATGatattgataatgatgataagatgatgaagatgacgctGACacagatgacaatgatgatgatgatcatcaaCATTAATACACCATTATGGTAAAGGGTACTGCAGAAAATTCTTTGACTCTGCAAAAGGACATCTTACTAGAACAAGTCTAAGTGCCTCTCCCTAGTAAGATACGATTTGATACGATAAGATACTGTACTTACTATCAGTGAACTGTGTTGAAGACACTTGTGTTGCACTAAATGTTTTCTGTAACAGGCCTTTGTTACTTGCAGATGACGGT
The sequence above is a segment of the Montipora foliosa isolate CH-2021 chromosome 2, ASM3666993v2, whole genome shotgun sequence genome. Coding sequences within it:
- the LOC137992046 gene encoding putative histone-lysine N-methyltransferase PRDM6, which encodes METTGLCFQECSTKTPVSPQWNTPNSAPYSFTYDHLFKCLYTRNESHHSRTTENRSEKALRKGSLLSLQKLVEKSDKTPNNAAVKSCPDELEICPSVTCIFKYGVRTKQMIPEGTWMGPYQGTLVLPGNVTFGMDTSFMWEIYENGRLQHYIDGSDENTSSWMRYIRCARHRREQNLYVFQFNKEIYYRAFEAIPAGEELLVWYEDTYPQYMGIPLNITDIGKQLDPSTNCPVHASSSVRLGSLKQNADLRDHGESRFFNHTKTNKGLSSAVIAPRTRHAQSRVPNLFPSEYNVVQMGRRELNKVSQRDQYRPVASVRRAIVIEKSDGAPDPFSILTKEK